In Geoalkalibacter sp., a genomic segment contains:
- a CDS encoding SixA phosphatase family protein, which translates to MKLYLVRHAKAVERAFDIPEEYRYLTPEGRERFRAVAGSLRKKGMAPEVIVSSPLVRAVQTAEILAEALTFNGPLTIDEALAPGFGLEGLHRVLGRHPGAASLACVGHNPDLSDLGGALLGTPGALSLSKGGVLALDWDPEAAGQPGRFLWLQAKGKFYTDVTAIAE; encoded by the coding sequence ATGAAGCTCTATCTGGTTCGCCACGCCAAGGCCGTGGAACGCGCCTTCGACATCCCCGAGGAGTATCGCTACTTGACCCCGGAGGGACGCGAGCGCTTTCGCGCCGTGGCGGGCAGCCTGAGAAAAAAAGGCATGGCTCCCGAGGTGATCGTTTCCAGCCCCCTGGTGCGCGCCGTGCAGACCGCGGAAATTCTCGCCGAGGCCCTGACCTTCAACGGTCCGCTGACCATTGATGAAGCCCTCGCGCCCGGCTTCGGGCTGGAGGGCCTGCACCGCGTCCTCGGCCGTCATCCCGGTGCGGCATCCCTGGCCTGCGTCGGCCACAATCCCGACCTGAGCGATCTCGGCGGCGCACTGCTGGGCACGCCCGGGGCGCTGTCCCTGAGCAAGGGCGGCGTGCTGGCGCTTGACTGGGATCCCGAGGCCGCCGGCCAACCGGGACGCTTTCTCTGGCTACAGGCCAAAGGCAAATTCTACACCGATGTGACGGCCATCGCCGAATGA
- a CDS encoding outer membrane protein: MNLRTVFAALLLILLAAVPAFAQSGFYLSAFAGTQYLEDSKLRASGVRDINVEFDWGNHVGFSLGYDTGGYFSHRDNVTGRLEVEFAVRGNDVDAIEVNQRFEPRGGEMKVTSLMANSWIDIRTRTPFVPFFGIGLGGARLNFDNAGFADDSDTRFAYQIGAGVGLPVGRHLNFDLGYRYFATLDPTFTDPDGVRNEVDYATHNLTFGVRLGF, from the coding sequence GTGAACCTGCGCACTGTTTTCGCCGCCCTGTTGCTGATTCTGCTCGCCGCCGTTCCCGCCTTCGCCCAGAGCGGCTTTTACCTGAGCGCCTTCGCCGGCACCCAGTATCTCGAGGATTCCAAATTGCGCGCCTCGGGGGTGCGCGACATCAACGTCGAGTTCGACTGGGGCAACCATGTCGGCTTTTCCCTGGGCTACGACACCGGCGGCTATTTCAGCCATCGCGACAATGTCACCGGCCGCCTCGAGGTCGAATTCGCCGTGCGCGGCAACGACGTGGACGCCATCGAGGTCAATCAGCGATTCGAACCGCGCGGCGGCGAAATGAAGGTCACCAGCCTCATGGCCAACAGCTGGATCGACATCCGCACCAGAACGCCCTTCGTGCCCTTCTTCGGCATCGGCCTGGGCGGCGCGCGCCTGAACTTCGACAACGCCGGCTTCGCCGACGACAGCGACACCCGCTTCGCCTACCAGATCGGCGCCGGCGTCGGCCTGCCCGTCGGCCGCCACCTCAATTTCGATCTCGGCTACCGCTATTTCGCCACCCTGGATCCGACCTTCACCGATCCCGACGGCGTGCGCAACGAAGTCGACTACGCCACCCACAACCTGACCTTCGGCGTGCGCCTGGGCTTCTGA
- the fusA gene encoding elongation factor G has product MKAPEPTRIRNLGIISHIDAGKTTVSERILFYTGETHKLGEVHEGTTVMDWMPQEQERGITITATSTACRWRGHWLNLIDTPGHIDFTIEVERSLRVLDGAIAIFSGVEGVQPQSESVWRQANRYAVPRICLINKLDRVGADVEATLKQMGERLGARPVLMQLPWGLEGEFRGVIDLLDAQALSFAEHDQGATVERAQIPAEFEEQVLRGREAIIEAAADFDDAIMADFVEGRPVAAERLRAALRLGTLACRLQPTFLGSALRNKGIQPLLDGVVDYLPSPLDTPPVQAIDPSSGATLELPNDPQGPLCALAFKVLADEGRKLTYLRIYSGRLAAGDLLFNSTRGGEDRLARLFLMHAHKRERIEEARAGDIVAATGLKDVLTGDTLCRREQPLLLAGLTLPEPVVSIAVEARAVDDREKLGPALEKLQWEDPTFRVREDAETGQTILTGMGELHLEVVVDRLARDFGVQVKTGRPQVVYRETLTRAHRHREIFERDIDGRRHHGEVVLLLEPRPRNTGLSVELAPAVAELPTEWRTLIEESLRQACRGGVRAGYPLVDLRILVEEAPLIPGQTTDLGLRAALQRGFALAAREAAPTLLEPVMALELTVPSDYTGKVLGTLQQKRGQVEGMQSRGETDVIRAQVPLVEMFGYMTELRSATKGRGTYTLEFSHFDQAPPDTLRRFGL; this is encoded by the coding sequence ATGAAAGCTCCCGAGCCGACCCGCATCCGCAACCTCGGCATCATCTCCCACATCGACGCGGGCAAGACCACCGTGTCGGAGCGCATCCTGTTCTACACTGGAGAAACCCACAAGCTCGGCGAGGTCCACGAAGGGACCACGGTCATGGACTGGATGCCCCAGGAGCAGGAGCGCGGCATCACCATCACCGCCACCAGCACCGCCTGCCGATGGCGCGGCCATTGGCTGAACCTCATCGACACGCCCGGACACATCGATTTCACCATCGAGGTGGAACGCTCCCTGCGGGTGCTCGACGGCGCCATCGCGATTTTCAGCGGCGTGGAGGGCGTGCAGCCGCAAAGCGAATCGGTTTGGCGCCAGGCCAACCGCTACGCCGTGCCGCGCATCTGCCTGATCAACAAGCTCGACCGCGTCGGCGCCGACGTGGAGGCGACCCTCAAGCAGATGGGGGAACGGCTGGGCGCTCGGCCGGTGCTCATGCAGTTGCCCTGGGGACTGGAGGGAGAGTTTCGCGGGGTGATCGACCTGCTCGACGCCCAGGCCCTGAGCTTTGCCGAGCACGATCAGGGCGCGACCGTCGAGCGCGCGCAGATTCCGGCCGAATTTGAAGAACAAGTTCTGCGCGGGCGCGAGGCGATCATCGAGGCGGCGGCCGATTTCGACGACGCCATCATGGCCGACTTTGTCGAGGGGCGCCCCGTGGCCGCCGAGCGTTTGCGCGCGGCCCTGCGCCTTGGTACCCTGGCCTGCCGCCTCCAGCCCACCTTCCTCGGATCGGCGCTGCGCAACAAGGGTATTCAGCCGCTTCTCGACGGGGTCGTCGACTACCTGCCCTCGCCCCTCGACACGCCGCCGGTCCAAGCTATCGACCCGAGCAGCGGCGCGACCCTGGAACTGCCCAACGATCCCCAGGGGCCACTGTGCGCCCTGGCCTTCAAGGTGCTCGCCGACGAGGGCCGCAAACTCACCTATCTGCGTATCTATTCGGGACGGCTGGCCGCCGGCGATCTGCTGTTCAACAGCACCCGCGGCGGCGAGGATCGCCTGGCGCGGCTGTTTCTCATGCACGCCCACAAGCGCGAACGCATCGAGGAGGCCCGCGCCGGCGACATCGTCGCCGCTACCGGCCTCAAGGATGTGTTGACCGGCGATACCCTGTGCCGCCGCGAGCAGCCGCTGCTCCTTGCCGGCCTGACGCTGCCCGAACCGGTGGTGTCCATCGCCGTGGAGGCGCGTGCCGTGGACGACCGCGAAAAACTCGGTCCCGCCCTGGAAAAACTGCAATGGGAAGACCCCACCTTCCGCGTGCGCGAGGATGCCGAAACGGGGCAGACGATTCTCACCGGCATGGGCGAGCTGCATCTGGAGGTGGTGGTTGATCGGCTGGCGCGAGATTTCGGCGTGCAGGTCAAGACCGGGCGCCCCCAGGTGGTCTACCGGGAAACCCTCACCCGCGCCCACCGCCATCGCGAGATCTTCGAACGCGACATCGACGGCCGTCGCCACCACGGCGAGGTGGTGCTGCTCCTTGAGCCGCGGCCGCGCAACACGGGTCTATCCGTCGAGCTGGCGCCGGCCGTTGCCGAACTGCCCACCGAGTGGCGCACCCTCATCGAGGAGAGCCTGCGCCAGGCCTGCCGCGGCGGGGTGCGCGCCGGCTATCCCCTCGTCGATCTGCGCATCCTGGTCGAGGAGGCACCGCTCATCCCCGGCCAGACCACCGACCTGGGACTGCGCGCCGCCCTGCAGCGCGGCTTTGCTCTCGCCGCCCGCGAGGCGGCGCCGACCCTGCTCGAGCCGGTGATGGCCCTGGAGCTGACCGTGCCCAGCGACTACACCGGCAAGGTGCTCGGCACCCTGCAGCAGAAACGCGGCCAGGTCGAAGGCATGCAGTCGCGCGGCGAGACCGATGTGATCCGCGCCCAGGTGCCCCTGGTCGAAATGTTCGGCTACATGACCGAGCTGCGCAGCGCCACCAAGGGCCGCGGCACCTACACCCTGGAATTCTCCCACTTCGATCAGGCGCCGCCCGACACCCTGCGCCGCTTCGGGTTGTAA
- a CDS encoding GPMC system MBL fold metallohydrolase: MRSRSENRPRLDVVVLGSGTSTGVPTLGCSCAVCTSGTPENQRTRCSLLLSSAGRNILIDSATDLRQQALREGIGHLDAVLYTHTHADHVNGIDDLRAFNMHSGQAIPIYGDAASIAVIQRVFAYIFDEELEPGYRPRLEPRVIGGPFELFGLLIQPVPLHHGSGSSLGFRIGPFAYLTDCSAIPETSLPLLRDLHTVIIDGLRFRPHSTHFNIPQAIEAMRELHVQRIILTHLSHDIDHHRHGAALPPGAEFAYDGQRLFFLL, from the coding sequence GTGCGTTCAAGGTCTGAGAACCGTCCGCGCCTCGACGTCGTCGTGCTCGGCTCGGGCACTTCGACGGGCGTGCCGACCCTGGGTTGCTCCTGCGCGGTCTGCACCTCGGGCACCCCGGAAAACCAGCGCACCCGCTGCAGCCTGCTGCTGAGCAGCGCCGGGCGCAACATCCTCATCGACAGCGCCACGGACCTGCGTCAGCAGGCCCTGCGCGAGGGCATCGGCCATCTCGACGCGGTGCTCTACACCCACACCCACGCCGATCACGTCAACGGCATCGACGATCTGCGCGCCTTCAACATGCACAGCGGCCAGGCGATTCCCATCTACGGCGACGCCGCGAGTATCGCCGTCATCCAGCGGGTCTTCGCCTACATCTTCGACGAGGAACTCGAACCCGGCTACCGCCCGCGTCTGGAGCCGCGCGTCATCGGCGGCCCCTTCGAGCTCTTCGGCCTTCTCATCCAGCCGGTGCCCCTGCATCACGGCTCGGGCAGCTCCCTGGGCTTTCGCATCGGCCCCTTCGCCTACCTCACCGACTGCAGCGCCATCCCCGAAACTTCCCTGCCGCTGCTGCGCGACCTGCACACGGTGATCATCGACGGCCTGCGCTTTCGCCCGCACAGCACGCACTTCAACATCCCCCAGGCCATCGAGGCCATGCGCGAGCTGCACGTCCAGCGCATCATCCTCACCCACCTGAGCCACGACATCGACCACCACCGCCACGGCGCCGCCCTGCCTCCCGGCGCCGAATTCGCCTACGACGGGCAGCGGCTGTTCTTTCTCTTATAG
- a CDS encoding methyl-accepting chemotaxis protein: MIKTLKLQTKILLALIGLSVIPLALALMIVSSSTEKLIERNLQTKLDETARFIQESMEDTRRETRNYTHMLSRDVDLINSVLYAPSADEIFELGSALEDAINIFQLDLVQVVGLDGKVLRRLSKETYAHLPASSTAEVPLFQEALEQGEASGVETFENHQVIAAVLPILYHRKPLAYLMGVVFLGQSHAQHVSTLSGAEVSFYNQDGENTRIWSSSPKFEDLRYEEMRGRSVWQLSRGGIPYIVKHVPFHAEQGHEEGMLIAVDRSEMIAARQNLQHLVLATMAGVGLLAILIGVTIARGIVKPLAAVVGNLRDIAEGEADLTRTLKVASGDEVGLLAENFNRFLGRLGETVRRIRGVRDELGTAMEKIRETSQAVNQGTRQQSVSLEESHQALQNIDATVAGIAENLSRLLMAAEESSSATLEVGSTTEEIAGQMEMVFAKVEDLISALNEMSTSSQQITDSLTNLSGSTQETAASVTELDAAIREIEQAAERTNSFSQEAVRETERGKRAVDDSIAGIQALCATVEKATAVIQDLGNQSHAIGKILTVIDEVADQTGLLALNAAIIAAQAGQHGRGFAVVADEIGELAQRTAVSTREIAAIINNLQGGTREAVDTMTTGNEKVRQEAEKARIAGEALEKIRLSTLKSSEEVRGIVRATQEQARGSQQITKAVNSNTDTLMQIAAAIKQHSHGIRHLNTTSEDLRDIAARVKASTSEQTIGSRQISQNMEKIRGMIENINEATLAQSARSHQVVQAVLSMRRIAENNVERTRELDQVVENLSAHGRTLKEEIGAFKV; encoded by the coding sequence ATGATCAAGACTCTCAAGCTGCAAACCAAAATTCTCCTCGCGCTGATCGGGCTCTCCGTCATTCCCCTGGCGTTGGCGCTGATGATCGTGTCCTCATCGACGGAAAAGCTCATCGAGCGCAACCTCCAGACCAAGCTCGACGAAACGGCCCGCTTCATTCAGGAGAGCATGGAGGATACGCGGCGCGAGACGCGCAACTACACCCACATGCTCAGCCGCGACGTGGATCTGATCAACTCGGTGCTCTACGCGCCCTCGGCGGACGAGATCTTCGAGCTGGGCAGCGCCTTGGAAGACGCCATCAACATTTTCCAGCTCGATCTGGTGCAGGTGGTCGGCCTCGACGGCAAAGTGCTGCGCCGTCTGAGCAAGGAGACGTACGCCCATCTGCCGGCCTCCTCCACGGCCGAGGTGCCCCTGTTCCAGGAGGCCCTGGAACAAGGCGAGGCGAGCGGCGTGGAAACCTTTGAGAATCATCAGGTCATCGCCGCCGTGCTGCCCATCCTCTACCATCGCAAGCCCCTGGCCTATCTGATGGGCGTGGTGTTTCTCGGCCAGAGCCATGCCCAGCATGTCAGCACCCTGAGCGGCGCCGAGGTGAGCTTCTACAACCAGGACGGCGAAAACACCCGCATCTGGTCCTCCTCGCCCAAGTTCGAGGATCTGCGCTACGAAGAGATGCGCGGGCGCTCCGTCTGGCAGCTGAGCCGCGGCGGCATCCCCTATATCGTCAAGCACGTGCCCTTCCACGCGGAGCAGGGTCACGAAGAGGGCATGCTCATCGCCGTCGATCGCTCGGAGATGATCGCCGCCAGACAGAACCTGCAGCACCTGGTGCTGGCGACCATGGCCGGCGTCGGCCTGCTGGCGATCCTCATCGGCGTGACCATAGCGCGCGGCATTGTCAAACCCCTCGCCGCCGTGGTCGGCAACCTGCGCGACATCGCCGAGGGCGAAGCCGACCTCACGCGCACCCTGAAGGTCGCCAGCGGCGACGAGGTGGGCCTGCTCGCGGAGAACTTCAACCGCTTCCTCGGTCGCCTCGGAGAAACCGTACGGCGCATTCGCGGGGTGCGCGACGAACTCGGCACCGCCATGGAAAAGATCCGCGAGACCTCCCAGGCCGTCAACCAGGGCACCAGACAGCAGTCCGTCTCCCTGGAGGAATCCCATCAGGCGCTGCAGAACATCGACGCCACCGTGGCCGGCATCGCAGAAAACCTCAGTCGTCTGCTCATGGCCGCCGAGGAAAGCTCCTCGGCCACTCTCGAAGTCGGCTCCACCACCGAGGAAATCGCCGGGCAGATGGAAATGGTGTTCGCCAAGGTCGAAGACCTCATCAGCGCCCTCAACGAGATGTCCACCTCCAGCCAGCAGATCACCGACAGCCTGACCAATCTCTCGGGCTCGACCCAGGAGACGGCGGCCTCGGTCACGGAGCTCGACGCCGCCATCAGGGAAATCGAGCAGGCCGCCGAGCGCACCAACAGTTTCTCCCAGGAAGCGGTGCGCGAGACCGAGCGCGGCAAGCGGGCGGTGGACGACAGCATCGCCGGCATCCAGGCCTTGTGCGCCACGGTGGAAAAAGCCACTGCCGTGATTCAGGATCTCGGCAACCAGTCCCACGCCATCGGCAAGATCCTCACGGTCATCGACGAGGTCGCCGACCAGACCGGACTGCTCGCCCTCAACGCGGCCATCATCGCCGCCCAGGCCGGCCAGCACGGTCGCGGCTTCGCGGTGGTCGCCGACGAAATCGGCGAACTCGCCCAGCGCACCGCCGTCTCAACCCGGGAAATCGCCGCCATCATCAACAACTTGCAGGGCGGCACCCGCGAGGCGGTGGACACCATGACCACGGGCAACGAGAAGGTGCGCCAGGAAGCCGAAAAAGCGCGCATCGCCGGGGAGGCCCTGGAAAAAATCCGCTTGAGCACCCTCAAGTCCTCCGAGGAAGTGCGCGGCATCGTGCGCGCCACCCAGGAGCAGGCGCGCGGCAGTCAGCAGATCACCAAGGCGGTCAATTCCAACACCGACACCCTCATGCAGATCGCCGCCGCCATCAAGCAGCACAGCCACGGCATCCGTCACCTCAACACCACCTCGGAGGATCTGCGCGACATCGCCGCGCGGGTCAAGGCCAGCACCAGCGAGCAGACCATCGGCAGCCGCCAGATTTCGCAGAACATGGAAAAAATCCGCGGCATGATCGAGAACATCAATGAAGCGACCCTGGCCCAGAGCGCGCGCAGCCACCAGGTGGTGCAGGCGGTCTTGAGCATGCGCCGGATCGCGGAGAACAACGTGGAGCGCACCCGCGAGCTCGATCAGGTGGTGGAGAATCTCTCCGCCCACGGGCGCACCCTCAAGGAAGAAATCGGTGCGTTCAAGGTCTGA
- the metX gene encoding homoserine O-acetyltransferase MetX, with the protein MSTSVGIVTTESITFDTELQLESGRVLGPITLAYETYGRLNAARSNAILVCHAWTGDAHAAGRNHSEDRKPGWWDDMIGPGKVLDTERYFVLCSNVIGSCKGSTGPTSLNPRTGRPYRLSFPVVMVRDMVRAQKLLVDHLGLPSLLSVIGGSMGAMQAVEWSILYPEQVRSIIPIAGTARTSPLAIALNAVARQAIFNDPLWKKGNYRPEHPPTDGLALARAIGHISFLSDTSMQMKFGRRFSARDGQFDFFGKFEIERYLEYNGYNFPARFDTNSFLYLAKALDLYDTAWNFDSLEEALARMQCPSLWFAFTSDWLYPPYQTEEAVRCLEKLGKPVRYHLIDSDYGHDSFLVEPEKFTHLIRDFLTKLPG; encoded by the coding sequence TTGAGCACATCCGTCGGCATCGTCACAACCGAATCGATCACCTTCGACACCGAACTGCAGCTCGAAAGCGGCCGGGTGCTTGGGCCGATCACCCTGGCCTACGAGACCTACGGCCGGCTCAACGCCGCGCGCAGCAACGCGATCCTGGTCTGTCACGCCTGGACCGGCGACGCCCACGCCGCCGGCCGCAATCATTCCGAGGACCGCAAGCCCGGCTGGTGGGACGACATGATCGGCCCCGGCAAGGTTCTCGACACCGAGCGCTACTTCGTGCTCTGCTCCAACGTCATCGGCTCGTGCAAGGGCTCCACCGGCCCCACCAGCCTCAACCCGCGCACCGGCCGGCCCTATCGCCTGAGCTTTCCGGTGGTCATGGTGCGCGACATGGTGCGCGCGCAGAAGCTGCTCGTCGATCATCTCGGACTGCCGTCCCTGCTCAGCGTCATCGGCGGCAGCATGGGCGCCATGCAGGCGGTGGAATGGAGCATCCTCTACCCCGAGCAGGTGCGCTCCATCATCCCCATCGCCGGCACGGCGCGCACCTCGCCTTTGGCCATCGCCCTCAACGCCGTGGCCCGCCAGGCGATCTTCAACGACCCCTTGTGGAAAAAGGGCAACTACCGCCCCGAGCATCCGCCCACCGACGGGCTGGCCCTGGCGCGGGCCATCGGCCACATCTCCTTTCTCTCCGACACCTCCATGCAGATGAAGTTCGGCCGGCGCTTTTCCGCCCGCGACGGCCAGTTCGACTTCTTCGGCAAATTCGAGATCGAGCGCTACCTCGAATACAACGGCTACAACTTTCCCGCGCGCTTCGACACCAACAGCTTTCTCTATCTGGCCAAGGCGCTGGATCTCTACGACACCGCCTGGAATTTCGACTCCCTGGAGGAGGCCCTGGCCCGCATGCAATGCCCCTCCCTGTGGTTCGCCTTCACCTCCGACTGGCTCTACCCGCCCTATCAGACCGAGGAAGCCGTGCGCTGCCTGGAAAAACTCGGCAAGCCCGTGCGCTATCACCTCATCGACTCGGACTACGGCCACGACTCCTTTCTCGTCGAACCGGAAAAATTCACCCACCTGATCCGCGATTTTCTGACAAAGCTGCCCGGCTGA
- a CDS encoding trans-sulfuration enzyme family protein: MSKSLRPATLLVHQGRDRDPATGAANIPVYLASTYHHFGGRPGEYDYARSGNPSRDQVEEAIALLEGGVRGFAYASGMAAVGAALSLLKSGDHVIAPDDLYGGTYRYLHLVLPQQGIGVSLVDMTDPQKVEDAIRPETRALLLETPSNPLFKISDLRALVEIARRRGLLTLLDNTFMTPLLQPALPLGIDVAIHSATKFLGGHSDLLAGLVTTADTELAARLKRLQNATGATLAPFDCFLLARGIKTLKVRLEAAQAGAQLLAARLAGHPAVARVYYPGLAEHPGRAVHFAQASGPGAVLSFELKERARVPRVLEAVRLPIIAPSLGGVETILTHCWSMSHAAIPVPVKEQLGIRESLLRISVGIEDPEDLWDDLESALAR, from the coding sequence ATGAGTAAATCTCTACGGCCGGCGACTTTGCTGGTGCATCAGGGTCGCGACCGCGATCCGGCCACCGGGGCGGCCAATATTCCCGTGTATCTGGCCTCGACCTACCATCATTTCGGCGGACGCCCCGGCGAGTACGACTATGCGCGCAGCGGCAATCCGAGCCGCGACCAGGTGGAGGAAGCCATCGCCTTGCTCGAGGGCGGGGTGCGCGGCTTCGCCTACGCCTCGGGCATGGCGGCGGTGGGTGCGGCCCTCTCGCTGCTCAAAAGCGGCGATCACGTCATCGCTCCCGATGATCTCTACGGCGGCACCTACCGCTATCTGCACCTGGTGCTGCCGCAGCAGGGCATCGGCGTGAGCCTGGTGGACATGACCGATCCGCAGAAGGTCGAGGACGCCATCCGCCCCGAAACTCGCGCGCTGCTGCTGGAAACGCCGTCCAACCCCCTGTTCAAGATCAGCGATTTGCGCGCCCTGGTCGAGATCGCCCGCCGCCGCGGACTGCTCACCCTGCTCGACAACACCTTCATGACGCCCCTGCTGCAACCGGCCCTGCCCCTGGGCATCGACGTGGCGATTCACAGCGCCACCAAATTTCTCGGCGGCCACTCGGATCTGCTCGCCGGGCTGGTGACCACCGCCGACACGGAGCTGGCGGCGCGTCTCAAGCGTTTGCAGAACGCCACGGGCGCGACCCTGGCGCCCTTCGACTGTTTCCTGCTGGCGCGCGGCATCAAAACCCTCAAGGTGCGCCTGGAAGCCGCCCAGGCCGGCGCGCAGCTCCTCGCCGCGCGTCTCGCCGGCCACCCGGCGGTGGCGCGGGTCTATTATCCGGGCCTGGCGGAGCACCCCGGCCGCGCCGTGCATTTCGCCCAGGCCTCCGGCCCCGGCGCCGTGCTCTCCTTCGAACTCAAGGAGCGGGCGCGGGTGCCGCGCGTCCTCGAAGCCGTGCGGCTGCCCATCATCGCGCCCAGCCTCGGCGGGGTGGAAACCATCCTCACCCACTGCTGGAGCATGTCCCACGCGGCCATTCCCGTGCCGGTCAAGGAACAGCTCGGCATCCGCGAAAGCCTGCTGCGCATTTCCGTGGGCATCGAGGATCCCGAGGATCTCTGGGACGACCTGGAGAGCGCCCTGGCCCGCTGA
- a CDS encoding trans-sulfuration enzyme family protein translates to MEQTTRHSLETRLVQVGVGYDERTGAISVPIYPSATYRHPGVGESTGFDYTRSGNPTRKVLEEALADLEGGARACVFGSGMAALTTLFLHFSAGDHLVVSQDLYGGTYRVLAQVFDKLGLAASYVDTTDTAAVAAAITPQTRALLVETPGNPLLGVADLAALGSLCRERGLLYIVDNTFLTPVLQRPFDFGADVVVHSATKYLGGHNDLCAGVLVARDAALGERLYFLQNSTGAILPPQDCWLLLRSLKTLSLRLERHNANAQRVAEWLRTHPRVTAVYYPGLEDHPGHELSRRQTKGFGGMLSFRVDRPETARQALKRLKLISFAESLGGVESLMTLPAVQTHGDIPEAERLRLGICESLLRLSVGVESVADIIGDLAQALG, encoded by the coding sequence ATGGAGCAAACCACCCGTCATTCTTTGGAAACCCGCCTGGTGCAGGTCGGCGTCGGCTACGACGAGCGCACCGGCGCCATCAGCGTCCCCATCTATCCCAGCGCCACCTATCGCCACCCCGGGGTGGGCGAATCCACCGGCTTTGACTACACACGATCGGGCAATCCGACGCGCAAGGTTCTCGAAGAGGCCCTGGCCGACCTCGAGGGGGGCGCCCGCGCCTGCGTGTTCGGCTCGGGCATGGCGGCGCTCACCACCCTGTTCCTGCATTTTTCCGCCGGCGATCACCTGGTGGTGTCCCAGGATCTCTACGGCGGCACCTACCGCGTGCTGGCCCAGGTGTTCGACAAACTGGGCCTTGCCGCCAGCTACGTCGACACCACGGACACAGCGGCCGTTGCCGCCGCCATCACTCCCCAGACCCGTGCCTTGCTGGTCGAAACCCCGGGCAATCCGCTGCTCGGCGTGGCCGATCTGGCCGCACTCGGCTCCTTGTGCCGCGAGCGGGGCCTGCTCTACATTGTCGACAACACCTTTCTCACCCCGGTCTTGCAGCGGCCCTTCGACTTCGGCGCCGACGTGGTGGTGCATTCGGCCACCAAATACCTCGGCGGACACAACGATCTGTGCGCCGGGGTGCTGGTGGCGCGCGACGCGGCCCTGGGCGAGCGGCTCTACTTCCTGCAGAATTCCACCGGAGCGATCCTGCCGCCCCAGGACTGCTGGCTGCTGCTGCGCTCCCTCAAGACCCTGAGCCTGCGCCTGGAGCGACACAACGCCAACGCTCAGCGGGTCGCCGAGTGGCTGCGCACCCATCCGCGCGTCACGGCGGTCTATTATCCGGGCCTCGAGGATCACCCCGGCCATGAGCTCTCCCGCCGCCAGACCAAGGGCTTCGGCGGCATGCTCTCCTTTCGCGTGGATCGGCCCGAGACGGCGCGCCAGGCCCTCAAGCGCCTCAAGCTGATTTCCTTCGCCGAGAGCCTCGGCGGGGTGGAATCCCTCATGACTCTGCCGGCGGTGCAGACCCACGGCGACATCCCCGAGGCCGAGCGCCTGCGCCTGGGCATCTGCGAGAGCCTGCTGCGGCTGTCGGTGGGGGTTGAAAGCGTGGCGGACATCATCGGTGATCTGGCGCAGGCGCTGGGGTGA
- the cysK gene encoding cysteine synthase A yields the protein MAKIYNDNSLSIGRTPLVRLNHIAPGGAVVLGKIEGRNPAYSVKCRIGASMIWDAEQKGLLGPGKEIVEPTSGNTGIALAFVAAARGIPITLTMPETMSIERRKVLKAFGANLILTPGAKGMGGAIAAAEELAASDPNRYVLLHQFKNPANPAIHEQTTGPEIWEDTEGAIDVLVSGVGTGGTITGVSRYIKKTKGKKIHSVAVEPSDSPVISQKLAGDEIKPGPHKIQGIGAGFIPDTLDLSVVDQVEQVSNDEAIEFARRLAKEEGILAGISCGAAVAVTARLAAKPEFNGKTIVVVLPDSGERYLTSVLFEGLV from the coding sequence ATGGCCAAGATTTACAACGACAATTCCCTCAGCATCGGCCGCACCCCCCTGGTGCGCCTCAACCACATCGCCCCGGGCGGCGCCGTCGTTCTCGGAAAAATCGAGGGGCGCAACCCCGCCTATTCGGTCAAGTGCCGCATCGGCGCCTCCATGATCTGGGACGCCGAACAGAAGGGCCTGCTCGGCCCGGGCAAGGAGATCGTCGAGCCGACCAGCGGCAACACCGGGATCGCCCTGGCCTTTGTCGCCGCCGCGCGCGGCATCCCCATCACCCTGACCATGCCCGAAACCATGAGCATCGAGCGCCGCAAGGTGCTTAAAGCCTTCGGCGCCAACCTGATTCTCACCCCCGGCGCCAAGGGCATGGGCGGCGCCATCGCCGCCGCGGAGGAACTGGCGGCGTCCGATCCCAACCGCTACGTGCTGCTGCACCAATTCAAGAATCCCGCCAATCCGGCGATTCACGAGCAGACCACCGGCCCCGAGATCTGGGAGGACACCGAAGGCGCCATCGACGTGCTGGTTTCCGGTGTCGGCACCGGCGGCACCATCACCGGCGTATCGCGCTACATCAAAAAGACCAAGGGCAAGAAGATCCACTCCGTGGCGGTGGAACCCAGCGACAGCCCGGTGATCAGCCAGAAACTGGCCGGTGACGAAATCAAACCCGGCCCGCACAAGATTCAGGGCATCGGCGCGGGCTTCATTCCCGACACCTTGGACCTATCCGTGGTCGATCAGGTCGAGCAGGTCAGCAACGACGAGGCCATCGAGTTCGCCCGGCGCCTGGCCAAGGAAGAAGGCATTCTCGCCGGCATCTCCTGCGGCGCCGCCGTCGCGGTCACCGCGCGCCTGGCCGCCAAGCCCGAATTCAACGGCAAGACCATCGTCGTGGTGCTGCCCGATTCGGGCGAGCGCTACCTCACCAGTGTGTTGTTTGAAGGATTGGTGTGA